The following proteins come from a genomic window of Aspergillus oryzae RIB40 DNA, chromosome 4:
- a CDS encoding uncharacterized protein (predicted protein), giving the protein MTAMLTDQIGRRPLTVYPYAVTTVSVLCLGIIGCFDYTQKSTSSLLVFFACLATFSTTGASSIGYAYAAEIPQQRLRAQTAGLSLASSNLIALMFSFCTPLMINGPLTKWGVKTGFFFAGTGTVAVIIAWFILPEVTRRTPAEIDEMFEKKVNLRKFKHYVTDVQTHAAEQHEMEAHTHTA; this is encoded by the exons ATGACGGCCATGCTCACCGATCAAATTGGCCGTCGACCACTCACCGTCTATCCATATGCGGTTACGACTGTATCAGTGTTATGCCTTGGAATAATCGGCTGCTTTGATTATACTCAGAAGTCTACCAGCTCGCTTTTA gtcttcttcgcctgtcTCGCTACATTCTCGACCACCGGTGCCTCGTCAATTGGTTACGCCTACGCTGCGGAAATTCCCCAGCAACGCCTGCGCGCTCAAACGGCAGGCTTGTCTCTTGCATCGTCCAATTTAATCGCGCTCATGTTCAGCTTCTGCACGCCCCTGATGATCAACGGACCCCTCACCAAATGGGGTGTCAAAACAGGATTCTT CTTCGCGGGAACTGGTACGGTTGCTGTTATCATCGCCTGGTTTATCCTCCCGGAGGTTACACGTCGGACACCTGCCGAGATCGATGAGAT GTTTGAGAAGAAGGTTAATCTTCGCAAGTTCAAGCATTATGTTACTGACGTTCAGACCCATGCTGCCGAGCAACACGAGATGGAAGCACACACGCATACAGCGTAG
- a CDS encoding glycosyl hydrolase family 79 C-terminal domain-containing protein (predicted protein), with translation MQTLLMGTRALYFHQGTIGNYQIAPLDDQTTPYAAYAIYQDGAPSRILLYNSEYYTNGTRPSQTFTVNGLTSSSVTAKRLTAPYSTSRVDQGQVPTVAGQTFANETCVIQGDEVIETSTVSSGSATFTLSASEALLVYL, from the exons ATGCAAACTCTTCTTATGGGCACGCGG GCTCTTTACTTCCACCAGGGCACCATAGGCAACT ACCAGATCGCTCCGCTAGACGACCAGACAACGCCATACGCAGCATACGCGATCTATCAGGACGGCGCTCCGTCCAGAATACTTTTGTACAATTCGGAATACTACACTAATGGCACACGCCCGTCCCAGACCTTCACGGTGAACGGACTGACCTCCTCCAGTGTCACCGCAAAGCGGCTAACAGCGCCCTACTCCACTTCTAGAGTCGACCAGGGCCAGGTTCCTACCGTTGCCGGCCAAACCTTTGCAAACGAAACATGTGTGATCCAGGGTGACGAAGTCATAGAGACTAGCACCGTGTCTTCCGGTTCAGCCACATTCACGCTCAGCGCCTCAGAAGCTTTGCTTGTCTATCTCTAG